In the genome of Brassica napus cultivar Da-Ae unplaced genomic scaffold, Da-Ae ScsIHWf_559;HRSCAF=839, whole genome shotgun sequence, the window tagatatggataaaaggaaatagtacaCCTCCCTTGGATGCATAACCATTTATGGCCAGTACCATGGccgatgttgcctcgttaaaacctctctaggaaaaccaaaaacccaaggtgggaaaaatggaaaccatagacaggaaaaagagtacaacgcatgatactccccctgatgaaggcatcactgaagatccttcagccggcgcatccctatctgatgaaccagcttcctgaacgttgaggtaggcagagacttggtgaaaaggtcggctgaattgtcgcttgatcgaacttgaactacttgaacctcctttgtcttctgcaagtcgtgggtgaagaagaacttgggcaggatgtgcttggtcctgtctcccttgatgtatccttccttgagctgagcaatgcacgccgCATTGTCTTCGTAGATGATCGTTGGCTCCTCCTTCTCTTGTCCCACGGCCAGACCACTCTCTTTAagacatggccggtcatgttcctcaaccagacaAGCTCTCGGCTTGCCTCATatatggctatgatctcggcatgattggATGATGTGGCCACTAAGGTTTGCTTAGTAGAACGCCAGCATATTGCGGCTCCACTATGTATGAATACATATCCCGTttgagatctagcctggtgtgggtcagataagtacccagcatctgcatatccgaccatgctctctcctggccggttggtgtagaacaaaccgagatctttgttccttgcagatatctgaacagatgtttcactccgttccagtgccttaagGTTGGACATGACCAAACCTTGAtagtaagctcacggcaaagcttatgtccggtctagtatgactagccaagtacattaaggccccaatggcacttaggtaaggcacttccggtccgagtgcttcctcgtccggcttctttggtccgaatgggtccttctcaaggtctaaggacctcacgaccattggaCTCGACAGGGGATGAGCCTGGTCCATATTgaattgcttgagtatcttttccgtatatgtttcttggtgcacaaggatgccattctctttatactcaaactgtaatcccaaacaaaacttagtcttccctaagtctttcatctcgaattctttctttagacattcaacggtttgggaaatctctccagaggttcctataatattcaggtcgtccacatagacagacatgatcacgtagcccttgctgtcaaacttctttatgaatatacatggacttattggatcattcttataaccctctttcactaggtactcggataatctattgtaccacattcgacctgattgctttaaaccatataaggctttgttcaactttatgcaatgttgttctcgagaacctttcttgtctttgagctcaatgccctctggaactttcatgtgtatctcattatccagtggtccgtataggtatgcagttactacatccattaggcgtaagtcaatgttttctttcactgccagactgattagatatctcagtgtagttgcatccaccacaggggagtaagtctcctcataatctattccaggtctttgggagaatccttgtgctacaagccgtgctttgtatctcactacctctcctttctcgtttctcttccttacaaagacccatttgtatcccactggtttgacatctcttggtgtcaatcttatagggccaaaaacgcctctctttctcaatgattctaactccacgtttatagcttctttccatttgatccaatctgatcttagcatgcattcttgtatggacgtgggttctagatcctcatctttatccatgatctcaagtgctaccttgtatgcaaataaatcatcaacgttgatatcttttctgttccattgtttccTGGACATTACATGgttatagagatctcttgattgtccGGCTCTTCTGTCCCGTGAAGCccagcgtcccggacctcactttgaggaacggccggatcatcgggtgtggCCGGTACGCATGGCTCGACCGTCCTGGTCGGCTCGACCGGTCCAtctatgtcctggacggtttctttgatgctctcggatccagcacctctcttggacttccgaggctgtttgtctttggaaccaattggtctaccacgttttaaacgttgcttagactctgtagccacttgacattgtccatcttggacgtTCAATCTTatgggtgcattacaagccgggttGTGTGATAGTGtcattctatttgggtcagTAAATGTTCTGGCAACTTGTTAGCTAGCTCTtgtagatgtataatcttttggacttctagatcacaatctctagtccgaggatcttgccaagatgttgatggtctaaaccattctaaatcttttgaatcaaccggctgttatctccccctaaggacggatatgtggactcatcaaactgtgagtcctcgtatctggccttaaacaaatcaccggttgttggctcaagatacttgaTAATGCTTGGGgagtcatatcctacgtatattcccatcctcctctgtggtcccatcttagttctctgtggtggagcaattggaatgtagacggcacatccgaatgtcttgatgtgggacacgtctggctcatgacccgtaagtagttgggatggtgaatatctatgctcactagatggcctgatgcgaatcagttctgctgcatgtaaaaccgcatgtccccatgctgataccggaagttgagacttcataagcagtggccgggctatcagctggatccgtttaatgaatgattcggccaagccgttctgtgtatggacatgtgccacggagtgctctattcttacccccatggacatgcaatattcattaaacgcttgggacgtaaactcaccagcattgtctagacgtatagtcttaagagggaaatctggaaagtgtgctctcagccttatcATTTGGGCAAGGagccgtgcaaaggctaggtTCCTAGTGGATAGTAGgcagacatgcgaccatctggtcgatgcatcaatgaggaccatgaagtatctaaacgtcccacaaggtgggtgtattggtccacatatatctccttgaatcctttccagaaagtttaaggtttctttgttaaccttggctggtgatggcctagtaatgagtttcccttgtgcacatgctgcacatgtgagattctTATATGGGATAACTCCTTTGATCatgtgcccttgtgaattcattatcaactttcgcatcatgcttgttccgggatggccaagccggttatgccataaagtgaatagctcggaggcatttgcctcgatcatactgatccGTGCATAGTATAGACCAGTACGCATTGCGGGTATAGTCTCTAGGATCTTCTTATTGCCCTTGGTGATCGAAATTATGttaaggaactccttgtttccttcttcccatgtttcaaggtgaAAACCGTTTAATCTTATgtccttgaaactcaataagcttcttctagagcttggggaatacagggcggttttgatctctaggtgagtgccattaggcatcatcacataggcttggccgtgaccttcaatcaggctagCCTCACCCGCAATGGTATGTACCTTTGCgctttgcattgtgagatttatgaagtaccttttgtctctaagtattgtatgacttgtgccactatccaccacaagtatactcatctcatcattcattctataaataaaatttctaaactttagagacttcataagatgtttaaaactcttcttattaaaattccattacataaaataaaaacaccaaatcaaaaacgtaaagcaataagacaatgtgattcgaaaactagtccttgagacaatcggatgtctcaaaatccattaggtcatcttggttatccttgtcggattcattgtcagcatcataccCATATCCCTTGTCCTCATGACgttttcttggatcatgtttgcctccggattcttgttcttgatgctctcttggtagaggtcgcaCAAGTGTTTCGGAGTTCTACAATTCTTTGCCCAATGGTTGTCACTCCCGCATCTATGGCATAGAGACTTGttggacgtgtaagatggtttggatatgccacctcgtCCGCGGCCGTAGCTGCCTCGACCCCGgccgtaattggaaccacgaccacggttattgtggtttcctttccggccaGTTGAGTAGCCGTCTCGGCCGTTTGAGTTATCACGTCCACGCCTCTTGAACCCACCACGGCTATTGCCGTATGGTTTCTTGTTGTCTTGGACAAAGTATGTCTCATTGGGATCCTTCTTCTCAACCTCATGGGCTTCGGGTGGTGGTGCTGTCCCGGCCGGTCTAACTCCgttactctttagtaggagttcattgtttgcctcggccaggagtagacatgagatcagatcagtgtatgtggcAAAACCCTTTGTCCTGTATTGCTCTTGCAACACAGAATTCGAGTGATTAAAGGTAGTATAGTCTTTTCAAGCATCATGCTATCGGTTACCTCTTCACCACACAACTTTAGTATTGAGACAATCTTGAATAGAGCTGAATTGTAATCATCCACCGACTTATAGTCTAAGAATCTTAGATGCATCCAATCATGCCTTgcttttggaagcaacaccatcctgtggtgatcatatctattctttaaagccatccaaagatctagtggattctcgattgtcatgtactgatctttaagaCCATCAATGAGATGATGCCGCATAAGGCCTAAGGCTCTGTATCggttcttttcattctcattgttgtcttcGATGATtgtatcaccgagtcccttggactttagactaatccttgtgtctaatgcccactgcaagtagttatctccggagagattgaggggtgcatagtctctgtttgctattttcgacatctgaatcatatTACCATGTAATGTATTAGGTTCATAATATGATCACGTGGCCGCATGAtaaacaagctcggccacaacatgTCTTACGCATTCATGATGTTCAAACAATTCTATAcgaccatggtgctatcaatCATGAACCTCACGGTTCAATAggttttctaacaacctaaactTGTATGATCTATATGCTGGTCGATCAATTGTGAATGCATTACAATATTCGGtttcatgtaaaaaaaaatctaccttATCTTACTTCTTTTCATAATCcctagggtttcaatctttgaattcttatcaaccttatgttaaggtttcaaggccttaagtattttGTGTTCTTAGTTAGATTATTTCAAGAAGAACAATCTAACATTCCTAAACATCAAGAATAGGCaagaaatcaaacaagcaatagcaatcttaaaatcgatttttaactttagggtttagggtttcgattccttgattagggtttaccaggtttcagattcaatcaatcaatcatacAATCAAGTTCTAGTTTGGAATCGATTTTAACTTTCTAGTTCTAAGACTTTGTCGATTTTGATCTTGTACTTTTCTTTTAAGGTTTAAACAAGAATAAGATTTCCATAatgatggattagggtttcgatcttaTTCTATGTTCTCAGATTGTGTTCATACCTTAGTTTTGTAGAGGTAAAGAACCGGATCACCTGAGAACCTCGAGCTGTTGAGAAAGAACGcttgctgcctcctatcgggtcgctgATGTAGTCGGATGCGAGCTGGGAACGGACGCGAGCTGCGAGCTAGTTGCTGGACGGATGCGTTCTTCTTGTGTGCGAGCTGAGGACGCGATCAGGAGCTGAGGACGTTCGGTCTTGAGGATGTCAAGCTTTTGGAGCAATGGAGAACGTCTAGGGTTTAGCTTAGAGTCGCCGGTAATAGGCTTTTAGGTATCGATTTAGGTCTCAGGGaattagaggctatcgtgctgataacgtgttgtaaaagatggggaaatcgtgtgtgtatttcattaatcaaaatgttcccttatataggggattacaagatatggataaaaggaaatagtacaaatccttatcctaaagtaaaaaggaaaacttcttatagataaacatgaagagaaaaggaaagttcCTAAAACTAAGATctaaggtcggtccaatgcattggccgcctctctctctttctctcttggacgcggtcttggtcttgggcctggacacggtccgttcttcctttacatggttactagcaatccacatgtgttttataacaaaacaaactataactgatttaatgagccattcgcagtttcacagtctgaattcgttcatacttacacatgcatggcttaatctttgagacaagcatatgactactggcaggatcaacaggtagcattcataaatcaggacagaccacgtcatattccgcaaacacatggaaagtgggaacagacg includes:
- the LOC125604457 gene encoding uncharacterized protein LOC125604457, with translation MVLLPKARHDWMHLRFLDYKSVDDYNSALFKIVSILKLCGEESNGVRPAGTAPPPEAHEVEKKDPNETYFVQDNKKPYGNSRGGFKRRGRDNSNGRDGYSTGRKGNHNNRGRGSNYGRGRGSYGRGRGGISKPSYTSNKSLCHRCGSDNHW